The Longimicrobium sp. genome includes a region encoding these proteins:
- a CDS encoding ATP-binding protein, which yields MSAAAAAPAWAEANQLLLVEALARLRALLRRDAAGEVSPEIEGDGEMGIPGDEEGEGPPALEAVAESFELTPFERDVLLLCAGVELDGSFAALVAEAQGDARRPHPTFGLALAVLPGAHWSAVAPAAPLRRWRLLEVGAGDTLATSPLRIDERILHYLTGIWCHDERLRGLLQPIPPSGTLPPSHQALARTVAELWTRPGDWAGPPAVQLVGDDPSAARAVAAAAAPRGCQAWALRAGDLPRGAEAREQVARLCEREAALTGDVLVLEWDDADDPETLRSLAGFLEQPLGPVLVCGPQPLRTRQRLLLRLDLARPTLPEQRELWRGALGELHERLNGKLDGVVQEFRFGAQAIRAAGAAARAAAAREPGADPGEGVWEACRAQARPRLDDLAQRIAGQSGWDDLVLPAGQVQTLREIALHVRHRSQVYEGWGFAGRGSRGLGISALFAGPSGTGKTMAGEVLARELRLDLYRIDLSAVVSKYIGETEKNLRRVFDAAEEGGAVLLFDEADALFGKRSEVKDSHDRYANIEVSYLLQRMEAYRGLAVLTSNARDALDSAFLRRLRFVVHFPFPDAAQRAEIWRRVFPAATPVDRLDWAKLARLNVAGGNIRNIALSAAFLAADAGEPVRMPHLLRAARAEYAKLEKSLSDAETAGWV from the coding sequence ATGAGCGCCGCCGCGGCCGCGCCGGCGTGGGCCGAGGCCAACCAGCTCCTCCTGGTGGAGGCGCTGGCCCGCCTGCGCGCCCTCCTCCGCCGCGACGCCGCGGGCGAAGTCTCTCCCGAAATCGAGGGCGACGGGGAGATGGGGATCCCGGGAGATGAGGAGGGAGAGGGGCCGCCGGCGCTGGAGGCGGTGGCGGAGAGCTTCGAGCTGACGCCGTTCGAGCGCGACGTGCTGCTGCTGTGCGCCGGGGTGGAGCTGGACGGCTCGTTCGCCGCGCTGGTGGCCGAGGCGCAGGGCGACGCGCGCCGCCCCCATCCCACCTTCGGGCTGGCGCTGGCGGTGCTCCCCGGCGCGCACTGGAGCGCGGTGGCCCCCGCCGCGCCGCTCCGCCGCTGGCGCCTGCTGGAGGTGGGCGCGGGCGACACGCTGGCCACCAGCCCGCTGCGCATCGACGAGCGCATCCTGCACTACCTGACCGGGATCTGGTGCCACGACGAGCGGCTGCGCGGGCTGCTGCAGCCCATCCCCCCCTCGGGCACCCTTCCGCCCTCGCACCAGGCGCTGGCCCGCACCGTGGCCGAGCTGTGGACGCGCCCCGGCGACTGGGCCGGCCCCCCGGCGGTGCAGCTGGTGGGCGACGACCCGTCGGCCGCGCGCGCGGTGGCCGCGGCGGCCGCGCCGCGCGGGTGCCAGGCGTGGGCGCTGCGCGCGGGCGACCTCCCGCGCGGGGCCGAGGCGCGCGAGCAGGTGGCCCGCCTGTGCGAGCGCGAGGCGGCGCTCACCGGCGACGTGCTGGTGCTGGAGTGGGACGATGCCGACGACCCCGAGACGCTGCGCTCGCTGGCCGGCTTCCTAGAGCAGCCGCTGGGGCCCGTGCTGGTGTGCGGCCCGCAGCCGCTGCGGACCCGCCAGCGTCTCCTCCTTCGCCTGGACCTGGCCCGGCCCACGCTGCCCGAGCAGCGCGAGCTGTGGCGCGGCGCGCTGGGCGAGCTGCACGAGCGGCTGAACGGGAAGCTGGACGGCGTGGTGCAGGAGTTCCGCTTCGGCGCGCAGGCCATCCGCGCGGCGGGCGCGGCGGCGCGCGCGGCCGCCGCCCGCGAGCCGGGGGCCGACCCCGGCGAGGGCGTGTGGGAGGCGTGCCGCGCCCAGGCCCGGCCGCGGCTGGACGACCTGGCGCAGCGCATTGCCGGGCAGTCGGGGTGGGACGACCTGGTGCTCCCCGCCGGCCAGGTGCAGACGCTGCGCGAGATCGCCCTGCACGTGCGCCATCGCTCGCAGGTCTACGAGGGGTGGGGGTTCGCCGGGCGCGGCTCGCGCGGGCTGGGGATCAGCGCGCTGTTCGCGGGGCCCAGCGGCACGGGAAAGACCATGGCCGGCGAGGTGCTCGCGCGCGAGCTGCGGCTGGACCTGTACCGCATCGACCTCTCCGCCGTGGTCAGCAAGTACATCGGCGAGACGGAGAAGAACCTGCGCCGCGTGTTCGACGCGGCCGAGGAGGGCGGCGCGGTGCTGCTGTTCGACGAGGCCGACGCGCTGTTCGGCAAGCGCAGCGAGGTGAAGGACAGCCACGACCGCTACGCCAACATCGAGGTCAGCTACCTTCTCCAGCGGATGGAGGCGTACCGCGGGCTGGCGGTGCTCACCAGCAACGCCCGCGACGCGCTGGACAGCGCCTTCCTGCGCCGCCTCCGCTTCGTGGTGCACTTCCCCTTCCCCGACGCGGCGCAGCGCGCGGAGATCTGGCGCCGCGTGTTCCCCGCGGCCACGCCGGTGGACCGGCTGGACTGGGCGAAGCTGGCGCGGCTGAACGTGGCGGGGGGCAACATCCGCAACATCGCGCTGTCGGCGGCGTTCCTGGCGGCCGACGCGGGCGAGCCGGTGCGCATGCCGCACCTGCTGCGCGCCGCGCGCGCCGAGTACGCCAAGCTGGAGAAGTCGCTCTCCGACGCGGAGACGGCCGGATGGGTGTGA